The DNA region CATCCATTGTGCCTAGCCCGGCATACGCATACTCACCTTTGATCGATGGAGATGATTTACTGGACTTAGGAGATCTCCCTGATACTCTCTCATGGACGTTCCATAGTTCACTATCCCTTCACCTGACAGCTTGACCACCATGATATGAAGGGATAATCACTATTAATATGACATTTTTATCTTGATCCTTAGCCCTTAGGTGTGCCTCCTTACTCTCTTGTATTGGTCCTTTGAATGACGAGCCAAAATTGTCCTTCCTTAACGGAGACCGACCGTAGCAGAGATTGTTCTGTCCGAGAGTTGCGGTGAGGGATATTACATAATGGGcttgaaataatattattgggCTGAACCGTGTAAAATACAAGCAAGATTGGTTTatccaaatttttatatacgtatttttattattattaggttGGCGGCCTTGTTTAATCTGACAATTCTAACACgtggggaaagaaaaaaaatgaatccctaaaccccaaaaatccaaaaacatttgggggaaaaaagttaaataaggaacaaaagaatttattttttaaaaccacaaatcaaaattttcagattCTCTGTAGTGTGAtggatggatgatgatgatatggaatcatgaaaaattcaaaaattccAAAGAATCATGGAGGCATCGTAAGCCTCTTCTCCGTGATAATAATAATCGTGTTGTTGTGTCGGTGAAAGCTGTTCCCTGAAACGATCACCGGAGTACTCGTCGGAGTAATCATCGAACCCAGGGAATAGCCCAAACTCCGATGCGAAATTACCCGAACCAACCGTCGGGAGCATACTCAAGAACTCCGAATCAATAATGTCCATCGAGTTTAAAGTAGACTCTTGCAGTTGCCGTGTCTCGTATCCTGCTCGAACGCTCGAGTCCTCCTCCTCCGAGTTAGCGAACCTCGCAGCCGATTCTCGTATCTCCGACCGCGATAAGTTTCTTCCGCCGGAGATCACCGGAGGGTTATCGGGGAAATTGAACTTTGCATTGTTGCCTCGGAGGCAGTAAAGAGCTGCGTCGAAGGCTCGCGCCGCCTTCTCGGGAGTGTCGTAAGAGCCAAGCCAGATACGTTCTCTGCTGTTGGGAAGTCTGATCTCTGAAACCCATTTGCCCCATTTCCTCTTCCTCACTCCTTTGTACTTTGACTgcatcgaagaagaagaagatccatccATCAATCCGGTTCGGTAACGGTACGATTTCTCTATTTCCGGTTTAGATCTGTTTCTTTCAGTATTCAAGTTAGCTAGCTTTGTGGTTTCTTCGGTGTGTCTCAGTGGTGTTGATTCGAATTGGATTGATACAGTTTGGCGGCTTTAGAAATGTATTTATACGAGTGAATAAAGAGtgagtttttgactttttatgGCGcgtaaagaaaccaaaagaaaaagaaagtcaaAAACTCTAAAGGTCAATGGGAGCGCGTATGTACTTTCTAAAGTGGGGAGGATCAAATAAAACGCCGCAAAGTGTCAGGTGCGAATGGACACGTGGCGGATTTTTCAAGAGGCCTTAGTCTTATTGTGTGGTGGNNNNNNNNNNNNNNNNNNNNNNNNNNNNNNNNNNNNNNNNNNNNNNNNNNNNNNNNNNNNNNNNNNNNNNNNNNNNNNNNNNNNNNNNNNNNNNNNNNNNNNNNNNNNNNNNNNNNNNNNNNNNNNNNNNNNNNNNNNNNNNNNNNNNNNNNNNNNNNNNNNNNNNNNNNNNNNNNNNNNNNNNNNNNNNNNNNNNNNNNNNNNNNNNNNNNNNNNNNNNNNNNNNNNNNNNNNNNNNNNNNNNNNNNNNNNNNNNNNNNNNNNNNNNNNNNNNNNNNNNNNNNNNN from Camelina sativa cultivar DH55 chromosome 3, Cs, whole genome shotgun sequence includes:
- the LOC104776035 gene encoding ethylene-responsive transcription factor ERF017-like; its protein translation is MDGSSSSSMQSKYKGVRKRKWGKWVSEIRLPNSRERIWLGSYDTPEKAARAFDAALYCLRGNNAKFNFPDNPPVISGGRNLSRSEIRESAARFANSEEEDSSVRAGYETRQLQESTLNSMDIIDSEFLSMLPTVGSGNFASEFGLFPGFDDYSDEYSGDRFREQLSPTQQHDYYYHGEEAYDASMILWNF